The genomic DNA ttataCTTTATTATCAAAATATTGTATACTGGTGCATCTAATTAAACATTTCAATCAGTTTCACAAAATCAGTTCTGCCTCGTTTACATCTTCCCAAACTGCATTGGTTAAGttaacattttgtttttgtctccTCTCCATCGTTTGCCACCTGTACGCTTTGCTCTCTTAATTGTGCAATTTAAAGATAttgacctgctgctgctgccttctGGTATGTTGTTGTTGAGTGTGGCAAACAAAATGGGAGCCACTTTGCGAGGTATTTAGTGGCGTTGCAGCATGCCATTTGCGTGAGGCGCACCCAAACCATTTAGAACGTCCGTTGTCTGTGGCGTAGGGTGGTGCAACGCCGACATTTGCAGGTTTTACCTCAATTTATGGATGCGTCCCAACGCGACACTTTCGATTTCATCCGCCACTCGGTAGCAACAACAGTAGCGCACGCACGGACGCGATCGTCTGCCCGAGAATATGTTTACTGCATCAATCTTCCTCGTCAACGAGATCATCCGGTtagcgttcgttcgttcggttcaGATTCTGCACCTATGCGTGAGTCATCTGAAGCAAACAGCTCACCGAAAACGAACACCGAATAATTAATGTTACATATCAAAGAACGGTTTGCATGTGGCACTAGTCACTGTCACAGAATGTCAAGGAACATTCTTTCTTGATGGCCCCCGACGCTTCTGCCGTTACAGACATCTTATCGTCGTTGTTTCGTGATaggtaaattaaaaaaaacgcctTTTACGATACGCAAACGATGTTACTTTTCCATTAAAAAACGGATTCTTTTATCTCTTGCCAGAAGTATCTTTGTTGTGGCCCTCAACCAGAAAGGTGGTGTCACTGGGTACCATTTGACTGGAATCGTCAAGGTTGTCGCGAAGCAGTTTGGGCAGACCATTAATTATCGGTAGAAATACCATCTTTAGTGCATTTGTACGTACGTTTGGAATTGATGGAATGCGTTCCGGTTAGTAAAACTGGCAAGTGAACACAAGACACAATCATTTAAATAGGTCTTCAATAAAAATGGCAATGTTTGCTGTTAAAAAAATACCACTGCTGTTTTGTGTCCTTCTTCTACATACGCTTATCAGAATGTTCGATTTCTTCAATATACTTTTccgttttatatttttctaatAGTAATAAAACACTCCATTTTATTGCCACCCAGCCTCCATTTTGTCTATTTCTATTTTTCATGGATACTGCTGTAGcgtttttctattgttttctAGAGTTATGCTTTCAAAAAATCATCTCTTCAACATTTTAATACTATCTCAAACTGATTTCATTGTACAATTGAACTTGAAGATAAATGCATGAAAAATGGTTGTCCAATTCAACAGTCCTAATTATacgttatttttttaacatttgtGGCTTACTGCCTATTTCACTTTGCTATACCGTAATGTGGGTAATATATAATACGCAAGTACTTCAACTTCATGTCCATTCAAATAAAGAAAACTCAGTACATCAAGCAAATCAATAACAATGTCAAATAATATAACGTTTTCGTTGTGAGAAGTAAACAAAATGGCTCTTCTCTTAACCTAATATATAAGCTTTAAGCAAAACAGCACAACGTTCCCTCTTTGGCTCCCCTTTTACTTTGCTAACAGCTGTTTcttttataagaaaaaaactttataCAACCTTTAGTCATCACGCATCATAATCGTTGTCACAAACCCACAAAAAACAGGGACCTATCTATTCACCAAGTCCATGCTGCTAGCTGACTGTTTAGAATTCCTAACACCTTATGCACTGGTTAACTGGCTAACTGGCTTCGATTGGCCACCATCATAGTAGGCTACTCCTTTTTAGTGTCCGAATCGGACGGTGGAATAGCATTTTGATACGGCGGAATGACTTGCTTGTCGTGCTTGCCCATAAACACCGGTACCGTAATGTTGGCGGTAGGATGGCGACGGGTGATCTCCCATACGTTCGTCTTCCGCTTTAACAGCGTTGGTATAAAGTCCTGCTGGGGTTGTTGGTGAGGGTGTCCGTCCTCACTCGTGACGTTGATGTGATCGAAGTGTATCTCAAAGTCCTTGCCGACCACCTTGAAGCCGACCGGTGTTGGTACGATGTGCGTCGAACGATCCAGGTAAAGTACGTCCGTCATGTTGCGTATCTTGTCCATGTCTGCAATGAGGCAGAAGAGGGTTTGTAGTTGCAAGAGCATTAGTACAATGAAAATTATTCGTTGACAGGATTAAATAATAACAAAGGGCAAAGTACTAAATTGAATCTAATACTGGACAACAAGCTTCAAGGATTTGATAGAATACAGATGTTGACAAACCACAAACTACCGAACCGCCCTTTCATCACTCTAACTATTACCAACATTCATTAAaacacttacttacttacttatcaggcgctacaaccgctttgcggtcttggcctgctgcaacgaTCCAATTccggttttcgcctcgttaatctccaacccgaggttctgtgccgcacgctcgatcctttgataagcttctgctacataggagagcctctaACCAAttatgtctatgtcatcagcgtatgccaggatctggattgacttatagaagatggtccccgaagacctctgagtcacggatggctctctctagcgccagattgaagaggagacaggcgagcccatctccctggcgcaggcccttggtggtagcaaagggccctgagagttttccatccaccttcacctggcatgtgatgttggccattgtcattcttacaagcctggtaagcttggccgggattccaaaagagctcattgcgtcatacagttttaccctggctatgctgtcataggcagctttaaaatcaatgaagagatggtaggagtggagtggagtggatttgccgcatcgtgaagatctggtcagtggtttaTATTCCATTttggaatcctctctgatagtttccgactatctcttcaacgaatgggtcaagacgatcttgtaagattagggagaagattttgtaggcggtattcaacaccgtaatacccctgtagttgctgcatTTGAACACAGTGAGATTAAAGACTCAGTAACAAAGTTACAGGCTAGAAGGCGCAGCAGTT from Anopheles stephensi strain Indian chromosome 2, UCI_ANSTEP_V1.0, whole genome shotgun sequence includes the following:
- the LOC118507014 gene encoding uncharacterized protein LOC118507014; its protein translation is MADNLAHKVLMYALLFFFVVVVVFFCYAMILHTEQSQIWSTIKDRGASRTMPNGTTNYWYYIVRDMDKIRNMTDVLYLDRSTHIVPTPVGFKVVGKDFEIHFDHINVTSEDGHPHQQPQQDFIPTLLKRKTNVWEITRRHPTANITVPVFMGKHDKQVIPPYQNAIPPSDSDTKKE